DNA sequence from the Oryza brachyantha chromosome 5, ObraRS2, whole genome shotgun sequence genome:
caaaacagagaaaaaggAGCTTAGCTACCTTAGACCCAAAGCCCCAAGCGGGATAACATAACAACACGGGGGTGGATAAGTACAGACTATAACAAGAGAGCATCAACCTGTCCCTATCCTAAAACCCAAATCACTAAGACTAAATTAACACCATAAATACTACACGTTAAGATCGCTGTCCGTCCGTCCTGGGAATAGTCGGCTGCCCCAACCGATCCACTAAATTCGTCAGCTTGCTTAGCCGCGTCGCGCTCTCTGTTTGATTTGATCGTCTCCTTCTCCGACTGCTCCCGCCCGATCGACGCCGTCCACGCGCCacccgccatcgccgccataTATATCCCGCACGTCTTGTTGAATTCACCTCAGCTTTCTCCTCCGGTTTCTTTGTTAATTGTTGGCCGGACAGTTTAATTAGCGGCGGCGAtcagacgacgacgacgacgatgggaGGGGCCAAGGATGAGAAGGATAGAGGGCTCTTCTCCAACCTGATgcacggcgtcgccggcggcggcggatatGGGTATCCTCCTCAGCAGGGGTActatccgccgccgcccacggcgtatcctcctcctccgactgGCTATGGCTATGGCTATCCTCCCGCAGGCTACCCCGGCTCATCCGCGCCACACCAAGGTATGCGTCTGATTCTTCTTCCCGTCCGATTCACTACTGACGAGCCAGTtcaatttgatcaaaattatTGTCCAATTTAGTAGTTTCTATGATATGGAAAGTTTTGATCTTTATCGATCGTGCTCCGGACCTGATTCAGACAAGAATGGTGCGACTCTGCTCGTCCAGCTTGATCATTAAGGACGCTCTGATTGGTGATCGATGCAGGTTACGGGAGCAGCCATGGCGGAGGGAACATGGGGCCGATGCTAGCAGCAggtgcggccgccgccgccgcggcgtacGGCGCGCACAAGCTTTCCCACGGCCACGGCCATGGAGGTtacggccacggcggcggcttcttCGGCGGTCACCACGGCCACGGCTGTGGCTTCTTCGGCGGCCAtcacggccacggcggcggcttcttCGGCGGTCACCACGGCCACGGCGGACACCATGGCGGCTTCTTTGGCGGTCACCACGGGTTTGGAGGCCACCACGGTCACCATGGCCACCATTAACGGTGATCACCGTGCAGCAAGTGCGAGTGATAGATATCTGATCTTGGGTTTGCAGAATATAATTTTGATTGCACTAAACTCGATAtgtatattatcttttttagatAGTGTGATGTGTATATTAACAGCTTAATTACTACTCCAGTTCGTGTCTTGAGACTCTTTTGAGTAACAACATGGTTTGATGGTTAGTAAGTTGTGCCAATCGCAATCAGTGTTTGATGTCCCCATGTTTTCCTGTGCTCATACTCCATGTTTTGGTCTGTCAAGAGAGAATTTTGGTCATGCTCTTTTCTCAATTGATGGCGACACTATAAGCCTGAATCATAGTTTTACgtatttgcataaaatttttaaataagatgaacagttaaatatagattcaaaagttagtaatgttaaataaaaaaatcagttttaaAAGTCAGTAAT
Encoded proteins:
- the LOC102719207 gene encoding cold and drought-regulated protein CORA-like is translated as MGGAKDEKDRGLFSNLMHGVAGGGGYGYPPQQGYYPPPPTAYPPPPTGYGYGYPPAGYPGSSAPHQGYGSSHGGGNMGPMLAAGAAAAAAAYGAHKLSHGHGHGGYGHGGGFFGGHHGHGCGFFGGHHGHGGGFFGGHHGHGGHHGGFFGGHHGFGGHHGHHGHH